The Lutibacter sp. Hel_I_33_5 genome has a window encoding:
- the rpsI gene encoding 30S ribosomal protein S9 — translation METVHKIGRRKTAVARIYLSEGKGNITVNKRDVNNYFTTPTLQYKVQQPLMLTDNLKSYDIKVNVFGGGVTGQAEAIRLAITRALVSINEEHRAVLKPEGLLTRDPRMVERKKFGQKKARKKFQFSKR, via the coding sequence ATGGAAACTGTACACAAAATCGGTAGAAGAAAAACTGCTGTAGCGCGTATTTATCTTTCAGAAGGTAAAGGAAACATTACAGTAAACAAGAGAGATGTAAACAACTATTTTACAACTCCAACTTTACAATATAAAGTGCAACAACCATTAATGTTAACAGACAACTTAAAATCTTACGATATTAAAGTTAATGTTTTCGGTGGTGGTGTAACTGGACAAGCAGAAGCTATTCGTTTAGCAATTACTAGAGCATTAGTTTCTATTAATGAAGAACATAGAGCTGTTTTAAAACCAGAAGGATTATTAACGCGTGACCCAAGAATGGTTGAACGTAAGAAATTTGGTCAGAAGAAAGCACGTAAGAAATTCCAGTTCTCTAAACGTTAA
- the rplM gene encoding 50S ribosomal protein L13 gives MNTLSYKTVSANSATANKEWVLVDADGQTLGRLASNIAKLIRGKHKPNYTPHVDCGDNVVIINAEKINLTGKKWTDKSYIRHTGYPGGQRSLTATEMFEKDPTRLIEKAVKGMLPKNKLGSALYRNLYVYSGVEHKHAGQNPKAINLNDLK, from the coding sequence ATGAACACATTAAGTTACAAAACAGTATCAGCAAACAGCGCTACCGCAAATAAGGAGTGGGTTTTAGTTGATGCGGACGGGCAAACGTTGGGTCGTCTAGCTTCTAATATTGCAAAACTTATTAGAGGTAAACACAAACCAAATTATACTCCTCACGTAGATTGTGGAGATAACGTGGTTATTATCAACGCAGAAAAAATTAATCTAACTGGTAAAAAATGGACTGATAAGTCTTACATCCGTCATACGGGTTATCCAGGAGGACAAAGATCGTTAACTGCAACAGAAATGTTTGAGAAAGATCCTACAAGATTAATCGAAAAAGCAGTAAAAGGTATGTTACCTAAAAACAAATTAGGTAGCGCTTTATACAGAAACCTATATGTGTATTCTGGTGTAGAGCACAAACATGCAGGGCAAAATCCTAAAGCTATTAACTTAAACGATCTTAAATAA
- a CDS encoding LTA synthase family protein, producing the protein MFFKSIPNRLQLLKTFSITVISFAFLVRLILYFFAFKYIDFSILNFIKIFFIGLFFDIGNLSYLLAFYAIYLLLIPTKFYGNLLDRFLTKFAYGFFLFVYIFSFLAEIPFWQEYQRRFNFIAVDYLLYTYEVIQNIHESFPLPLLILFIILILILSIKYASKKNAYKNTFNNSDSFKTKLIPLTILLIVFGFYHYFITNSNAEVFGTINENELAKSGMYSFFNAYKGNELNYNEFYKTLPKEEVFKILNQHIKASNDSLLYGNSIYRYTKNDSIETKPNVIFIGLESLNARFMQSFTNKDNWTPTLDSLAKESIFFTNLYATGTRTIRGIEAISLSIPPTPGRSIVKRDNNENLATIGHVFKQKGYSRTFFYGGDSHFDNMANYFSYNGFDIVDRRKLHRLEQKLPTKRTRINDDEMTFENAWAVCDQDLFNKVLKVTDEQAKNNQPFFNFVMTSSNHKPYTYPDGVVDIPSGENVIGSIKYLDKSLHEFFKKAKTKSWYKNTVFVIMSDHCGFSAGRTEINVENHHIPALITNLKNHNPIKINKLSSQIDIFPTLFGYLNWSYNNNFYGKDINKMTPKEERAFIGNHRKVGLLKKGKLMLLEAPRKHTFFNWNKEKNDISPIKSDSIFLKETISYYQSAFDLFKNDGLKIQNTSKN; encoded by the coding sequence ATGTTTTTCAAATCTATACCAAACAGATTACAATTATTAAAAACCTTTAGCATTACTGTAATAAGTTTTGCTTTTCTGGTTAGACTCATTTTATATTTTTTTGCTTTTAAGTATATCGACTTTTCTATACTTAATTTTATAAAAATATTCTTTATCGGATTATTTTTTGATATTGGTAACCTTAGTTATTTATTAGCATTCTATGCGATATACCTATTATTAATTCCTACTAAATTTTATGGAAATTTACTAGATCGTTTTCTTACAAAATTTGCTTACGGGTTTTTCTTATTTGTCTATATATTTTCTTTTTTAGCTGAAATTCCTTTTTGGCAAGAATACCAAAGAAGATTCAATTTTATTGCTGTAGATTATTTATTATACACATACGAAGTAATTCAAAATATACATGAATCTTTTCCTCTCCCATTATTAATTCTTTTCATTATTCTAATATTAATTCTTAGCATTAAATACGCATCAAAGAAAAACGCTTATAAAAACACATTTAATAATTCAGATTCTTTTAAAACGAAACTTATCCCTTTAACAATCTTGTTGATAGTTTTTGGATTTTATCATTATTTTATAACAAATTCTAATGCAGAAGTTTTTGGCACTATTAATGAAAATGAATTAGCAAAATCGGGTATGTACTCTTTTTTTAATGCCTACAAAGGAAATGAATTGAATTATAACGAGTTTTATAAAACATTGCCTAAAGAAGAAGTATTTAAAATACTAAATCAACATATAAAAGCATCGAACGATAGTTTACTTTATGGAAACAGTATCTACAGATACACAAAAAATGATAGCATAGAAACTAAACCAAATGTAATTTTTATTGGATTAGAAAGTTTGAATGCTCGGTTCATGCAAAGTTTTACAAATAAAGATAATTGGACACCTACTTTAGACTCGCTGGCAAAAGAATCCATTTTTTTCACAAACCTATATGCAACCGGAACAAGAACCATACGGGGTATTGAAGCTATAAGCTTATCTATTCCTCCAACTCCTGGTAGAAGTATTGTAAAGCGAGACAACAATGAAAATCTTGCTACAATTGGTCATGTTTTTAAACAAAAAGGATATAGTAGAACTTTTTTTTATGGAGGAGATAGTCATTTTGATAATATGGCAAACTACTTTAGTTATAATGGATTTGATATAGTTGACCGAAGAAAATTACATCGTTTAGAACAGAAATTACCAACCAAAAGAACAAGAATTAATGATGACGAAATGACTTTTGAAAATGCTTGGGCTGTATGTGACCAAGATTTATTTAATAAAGTTTTAAAGGTTACTGATGAGCAAGCAAAAAACAATCAACCTTTTTTTAATTTTGTTATGACAAGTTCTAACCACAAACCATATACCTACCCAGATGGAGTGGTTGATATACCATCTGGTGAAAATGTAATTGGATCTATAAAATATCTAGACAAAAGTTTACATGAATTCTTTAAAAAAGCAAAAACAAAATCATGGTATAAAAACACCGTTTTTGTTATTATGTCTGACCATTGTGGTTTTAGTGCTGGTAGAACTGAAATTAATGTAGAGAATCATCATATCCCTGCATTAATTACAAATTTAAAAAATCATAACCCTATAAAAATAAACAAACTATCCTCTCAAATAGATATATTCCCTACACTTTTTGGATACTTAAATTGGTCTTACAATAACAATTTTTACGGTAAAGACATCAATAAAATGACGCCAAAAGAAGAACGTGCATTTATAGGAAATCATCGTAAAGTTGGTTTATTAAAAAAAGGGAAACTCATGCTGTTAGAAGCGCCAAGAAAACATACATTTTTCAATTGGAATAAAGAAAAAAACGACATTTCTCCAATTAAATCAGATTCAATCTTTCTTAAAGAAACAATATCGTATTATCAATCTGCTTTCGATCTGTTTAAAAACGACGGATTAAAAATCCAAAATACTTCAAAAAATTAA
- a CDS encoding DUF5916 domain-containing protein, translating into MKTNLILVFCFLIIIQKTFAQETKIVVPKKIYTTKIITSIPVIDGILDDESWNAVEWGTDFTEKDPDEGTPPTYQTKFKITYDEKFLYVAIRAFDDEPDKIQKRLSRRDGFAGDRVNVIIDSYHDKRTAFVFTITAAGVKGDEFATQNGNNWDDSWNPIWYTKAVTDDKGWTAEMKIPLSQLRFGNDKEQIWGLNVNRNLFRKNERSLWQRIPNSAAGFISEAGELHGLVNLKSQKQLEIQPFTVLQYDTYQKEGSNPFRDGSDFKINGGLDAKIGITNDLTLDLTINPDFGQVEADPGAIALDGFQIFFNEQRPFFVENKNIFDYRFANGQDNVFYSRRIGRSPQGSANLANGEFANTPINSTILGAAKFSGKTKDGWSVGLLETVTANEYAEIDNNGTRREELVEPLTNYLVGRAQKDFNNRNTYVGGIFTATNRSLQGKLNHLRKSAYTGGFDFRHNWHNRDYFFQGNLVLSSVNGSKESIENTQRSLTHLFQRVDASHVNVDPNKTSLTGTGGRFFGGKRGGGNWRYTFGGLWRSPELELNDVGFLRQADNTRQFAELEYLWQTPTKIYRRAQAKVEVTTEFDFEGNFNRIQYETKGFINWKNNWWTEIGGAHKPRIFTNTFLRGGPRWRFSEENFMFLFFGSDQSKKFNFTIGQIYSGAKQDNFSFTRYVLRFNYQPLNALSISLNTEFTDNPSKTQYVGEQIFGNDTRYILGNIDNQNWSTTLRLNYSINPNMSIQFYGQPFIARGRFNNFNYVNNAVSQDINDRVTWYSNNQISESNGVYNVDENLDGTIDYSFDNPNFSFVQFRSNLVARWEYIPGSELFFVWSQGITGSGDSSNSLSRGLNNQILNQPLDNTFLIKATYRFVK; encoded by the coding sequence ATGAAAACTAACCTCATTCTTGTTTTTTGTTTTTTAATTATAATTCAAAAAACCTTCGCTCAAGAAACTAAAATTGTAGTTCCAAAAAAGATTTATACAACAAAAATAATTACTAGTATACCAGTTATTGATGGAATTTTAGATGATGAAAGTTGGAACGCTGTTGAATGGGGAACAGATTTTACAGAAAAAGATCCTGACGAAGGAACGCCACCTACATACCAAACAAAATTTAAAATCACCTATGATGAGAAGTTTTTATATGTAGCTATCAGAGCCTTTGATGATGAGCCAGATAAGATTCAAAAAAGGTTATCTAGAAGAGACGGTTTTGCAGGAGATCGAGTAAATGTAATTATAGATAGTTACCATGATAAACGAACCGCTTTTGTATTTACGATTACTGCTGCTGGTGTAAAAGGTGATGAATTTGCTACACAAAACGGAAATAATTGGGATGATAGTTGGAATCCGATTTGGTATACGAAAGCAGTAACTGATGATAAGGGTTGGACTGCAGAAATGAAAATACCTTTAAGTCAATTACGTTTTGGAAATGATAAAGAACAGATTTGGGGATTAAACGTAAATAGAAATTTATTTAGAAAAAATGAGCGTTCACTCTGGCAAAGAATACCTAATTCTGCTGCTGGATTTATTAGCGAAGCTGGAGAATTGCATGGATTGGTTAATTTAAAATCACAAAAGCAATTAGAAATTCAACCGTTCACGGTTTTGCAATATGATACATATCAAAAAGAAGGAAGTAATCCTTTTAGAGATGGATCTGATTTTAAAATTAATGGAGGGCTAGATGCGAAAATTGGAATTACAAACGATTTAACCTTAGATTTAACTATTAATCCAGATTTTGGTCAAGTAGAGGCAGATCCAGGTGCGATTGCTTTAGATGGATTTCAAATATTCTTTAATGAACAAAGACCATTTTTTGTAGAGAATAAAAATATTTTTGATTATCGATTTGCAAACGGTCAAGACAATGTGTTTTATAGTAGAAGAATAGGGCGAAGTCCACAAGGAAGTGCTAATCTAGCAAATGGTGAATTTGCAAATACACCTATTAATTCAACAATTTTAGGAGCTGCAAAATTTTCTGGAAAAACTAAAGATGGATGGTCAGTAGGTTTATTAGAGACTGTTACAGCTAACGAATATGCAGAAATTGATAATAACGGAACTCGAAGAGAAGAATTAGTAGAACCGTTAACCAATTATTTAGTAGGAAGAGCTCAAAAAGATTTTAATAATAGAAATACCTATGTTGGCGGAATTTTTACAGCAACTAATAGAAGTTTACAAGGAAAGTTAAATCATTTAAGAAAATCGGCATATACTGGAGGATTCGATTTTAGACACAATTGGCATAATAGAGATTATTTTTTTCAAGGAAACTTGGTGTTAAGTTCTGTAAATGGAAGTAAAGAATCTATTGAAAATACTCAAAGATCTTTAACACATTTATTTCAACGAGTTGATGCAAGTCATGTAAATGTAGATCCAAATAAAACGTCTTTAACAGGAACAGGAGGGAGATTTTTTGGAGGTAAAAGAGGTGGTGGAAACTGGCGTTATACTTTTGGAGGATTGTGGAGATCTCCAGAATTAGAACTTAATGATGTAGGTTTTTTAAGACAAGCTGATAATACGCGACAGTTTGCAGAATTAGAATATTTATGGCAAACACCTACAAAAATTTATAGAAGAGCACAGGCTAAAGTTGAAGTGACAACTGAGTTTGATTTTGAAGGGAATTTTAATAGAATTCAATATGAAACTAAGGGTTTTATTAATTGGAAAAATAATTGGTGGACAGAAATAGGAGGAGCTCACAAACCTAGAATTTTCACCAATACTTTTTTAAGAGGAGGACCAAGATGGCGTTTTTCTGAAGAAAATTTTATGTTTTTGTTTTTCGGTTCTGATCAAAGTAAAAAGTTCAATTTTACAATAGGGCAAATTTATAGTGGAGCTAAACAAGACAATTTTTCCTTTACACGCTATGTTTTACGTTTTAATTACCAGCCTTTAAATGCTTTAAGTATATCTTTAAATACAGAATTTACTGATAACCCAAGTAAAACTCAATATGTTGGAGAGCAAATTTTTGGAAATGATACGCGTTATATTTTAGGGAATATAGATAATCAGAATTGGTCTACAACCCTGCGTTTAAATTATAGTATCAATCCTAATATGTCAATTCAGTTTTATGGACAACCATTTATTGCTCGTGGCCGTTTTAATAATTTTAATTATGTAAATAACGCTGTGTCACAAGATATAAATGACAGGGTTACTTGGTATAGCAACAATCAAATATCAGAAAGTAACGGTGTTTATAATGTTGATGAAAATTTAGATGGAACTATAGATTATAGTTTTGATAATCCTAACTTTTCTTTTGTACAATTTCGTTCAAATTTAGTTGCACGATGGGAATATATTCCAGGCTCAGAATTATTTTTTGTATGGTCACAAGGCATCACAGGTTCAGGTGATTCTAGCAATTCTTTATCTCGTGGATTAAATAATCAGATATTAAATCAACCTTTAGATAATACATTTTTAATAAAAGCGACGTATCGATTTGTGAAGTAA